The nucleotide sequence GCCAAGCTGCTGCTTGTAGCCCCGAAGTTTCCGAAGGTCGATCTGTCGGTCAACGCGGCTCGTTGATTTCTTGAACTCCAGGACCAGATAGTTCCTTCTCGTTCCTCGCCAATGAACGATCACATCTGGAAATACAGTCTTCGCCTCATCATCCTCGCTGTCCGGATAGAGCTCCAGATGTCCGAGCCTCTTCGGCTCTGCGCCATCCCGGTTGTATTCGCAATCTACGGTCCAATCAGGAAAATGCTGTTGGAGATACATCGCGAAGCGAAAGGTGATGGATCGTTCGTTGGCATCGATACCGAGCAAATCATAGTCATTGTCCAGTAGTTCGGACAACGCGCGTATCACAGCCTCGCCTGGCGCGATGATGGTTTAGATACTGAATTTGATCTTCGGATAATGCCATTATCATGCTCACCTACTGAAGACTCACATTAAAGGACGCATGCACTGATCGAAACGTCGTCAGAATTTTCCGTCTGGCTTCATCCAGCTCGTCGGCAACGCGATGCGTGAGCATGTACGTGGGGCAACTCGGCTGACCGCATCCGCAGGGCCGGATCTCCCCCTCCTTGAGACGGGTCACAAAGATGCGACGCAGCTCATCGACCTGACGAACCACCCTTGCAAGCACCGCTTGGATGCGTTGATCTTGAATATGGTGAATCGATGGAATACGCCTGATCTCGTCGCCTTCGCGCGTCCGCCACACGCCGGTGTTCAGTGCACCAATAGTGTCTTCGATCGCCTGCTGAAAAGCAGGTAGGGAGCTTTCCTGCTGAAACGGCGTGTGAAATGCCGGCCGATCGAACACGGCCGCCATCAATTGCAACGCATCACCGTCCGAAAGGTCAGGAAAGTCATCCACGAATTTGCGGATATCCGCTTCAGCGTCAGGAAACGCGACACCTTGGACGAAACGATGCAGCAGGTATTCAGCGCGAAGCCGCAGGTTTTCCTCGAACTCCACACCCGACCATATCGTCACATGATCAACGCCTAGGGAAGCTGCAGCTTGTTCGATCCGCTCTCGGCTGGTATCCGAAACCGCTCCACGAGAAACGAACTTGAATGCATCGGGCGTTCCACCAGTGGCCTTAACCGACTTACTCATGTCGCCCTTGGCTTTCGCCAGCGTCAGTGAGCCCCGGTTTGCGCATTGGATGATGGTCTTGCGTACCGGCTGGTCATCAAATGGCTCGATACCAGAGATGTCCCGCCCTTTGTCACCTCCAGATTGTCCGTGCCAGACTAGGTTATGCCAGCCAGCGCGCACGTGGTACGCAAAGACAAGGCGCTCGAATTGAATGCCACTGTAATCCTCGAAATGAATCGGAGAAACTGTCACCGTCGCCATGCCTCTGCCCTTTTCCCGTGACTACATGCCCTGCAATACGCTCCTCTACGCCTCAGTAAGTTTACGCGATAGCCAATGAAAGTCACCATTACTTCGTGACGCAACAAATCTTGCACACCGGACACTCACGGAGTTCGACATGGAGAATAACCCGCTACAAATTAGCCGAGACAATGGTGCCGAAGATTCCTCGCGACCTTCATCTCTCCCCCTACCCAACTCGGACGCCTACGACAATCTCCCGCAGTTCCCAAAACGCAGTGTTCTGCCCTTTCGCCGCACGATCCGCCGCCATGAGCTACGGCAGATCGTCCCCTTGGCCGAAACGACGATCTACGAGATGGAGCGCCGTGGCGAATTCCCCCGCCGCTTCAACCTGACGCCGCGCTGCGTGGTGTGGGACCTCGCCGAGATTGAAGCCTGGATCGAGGAGCGCAAGCAAGCTCCTCACGCCAGCACAGTCAAGCCGGATGTTCACTTACGAAAAACCCACCCTGTTCGGACGGATTCGGACCGAAAATGAGGCCGGCAACAGTCTCACTGCGTAATCTCGACTAAGTTGACCATCTGATCTCACTACACCTGATCATATAATATCGCCATCTTGTCCCTGTGGGATCAGGCAGTAACGGCCACGAGCGGTCTGCCTCTAGTTTCGAGTAGCCGTAATTGGAATGGAGGTTTTTTGCCCCAAACTTGGCCAGAAGGCCGGTCACATATCTGGTTCGAAGCTAACGCCGCACAGCCGAACAAAAGCTGAATCAAGTAATTATTTGGACTGAAGCTGGTTGGTCTGCGCCCTGATCCTCTAGGTTGTCCCCGCTCATCGGATAAAATATGCGCGCGTTCTTTTCGACGGCAACCATAAGACATCCAATAAGGGGAGTACATGACAGTAAGCATCTTCTTTTCCTGGCAAGCTGACCGGTCAACACGAGTGTGCCGAAATCTGCAGGAGAAAGCGCTGGAACGCGCCATCGTAAATGTCGGCCAAGAAGCCGACCTCCAAAATGCTAACCGCGATGACTTCATTCTTGATCGAGACACGAAAGACGAGCCAGGGTATCCGCCGATTGCGGCGACAATCTTCAGAAAGATAGATGCCGCAGCGGTTTTTGTTCCGGACTTCACTTTTGTTGGAAATCGATCGGATGGGCGCTCGACACCGAACCCCAATGTGTTGGTTGAGTATGGTTGGGCACTCAAAGCCTTGGGAAATAGGCGAATTGTGCCCATTATGAACACCGCTTACGGCGGATCACTAGAGACCGATCTGCCATTTGATCTTCGCCATCTTAGGCATCCGATTACCTACCATTGCTCTGAAGACGCTGATGAGGCGACTCGAAAGACGGTCCGAGATCAGTTAGCCAAAGAACTCACCCGCGCGATTGGCTTGGTCCTCTCGGCGCACGCCGTCAACACACTAATCACTGACGTGCCGACCGTTTGGAAATGCACTGAGCATAGCAAAGCGTTTGAAACACGACTGATCAGACTGGATAGTGACGAAGAGGAGCGATGCCCCCGTCTGACAGGACCCAAACTACAGTTGTCCATTCGTCCGCAGCGACGAAATTCGATGAAGCTTGGGGACCTGGTGGAACGATTCGAGCAACTTCAATTGGAGCTGCCACTGTTTGGACAAGATACTTCTGCGAAGGTGGCAAGAAACGAATACGGCGTATGTCGATATGTTGCGAATACGACTACTCCAGCGAAGGCAAGCACAGCAAGGAAGATCGCCGATCGCATTTTGCCCGGCAAATGGATTGCGGAGCCAGGACCAAGATACGATTTTTTCACACAGATCTATCCTGATGGAGAGATGTGGCTGGTTGATTACGATGCACTGCAATCTTCAATGGACGAAGAATTTCGACTGATCGTGCCAGATGTCGAGGCGCGATTCGTTTCGATCCTTGATCGTGCACGCGCAACACTCCGTCATTTCAAAATGAACGAGCCATACGAGGTCGTTGCTACCATCCTTGGTATTGGAGGTCGCGTCTTACCACTAATGGATGAACGCGGCGAGCTGACGGGAAAGCACACACCCGAAACCGACGAGATCGAGATCACAAAAGAGATCTTCATCGAGAACGAATCCGACGCATCGCTAGATTGCCTCATGCCACTATTCGATGCACTTTGGGAGTCGGTACATAGAAAACGCCCTGACTACTACAACCTACTCGCAGTGCGGAAGGTTCGTAGTGAACGGGGCTGACGCTAAGTACCTCGCCTCATCTGGCACCAACGATCCGAGCCAGCGTTTCTTCCAGCAGGCTCCGATCCGCCGCACGCTTGGCGTCGGCGCGCTGGGCCAGGTTTTGTAGCTTGCGCCGCACAGCCGGCAAATCGGCCGCATGTGGAAGTCCGATCAGATTGAAGTCCGGCTGCTGATCTTCAATGGATCGTAGGAACGCACATGATGGCTCATCCAGCCAACCGGCCACACGCGCCAACAGGCGCTCATGGATATCCAGTAAGACTTCGGCTTCAATAGGCTCAGCCGTCATGCCCTTGAAATGAGCCTCGAAGGTGGCCGCGAAATCCGCTGGCACGCGAGGCGCCAGCATCTCCCAGGCAGGCTTGGGGCTACAGGTCAGATAGACGAGGAAAGTCCGCCAGAGCACCTGATCAGCCCGTTCGTCTTCCAGCAACAAGCCAACATCGAAAAGATCGCGCGGATGCTGCCGCGAGAGTGCCGCAGCCAGCTTGCCGGCATAGAGATCAGCAAAATCCAGCACCTGCACCGAGGCGAAGCCGAACGCGTCCTCGACCCTGGGGCGCACCACCATGTTGCGCACTGGATGCACCGTACCGCGCATAACCGGCGTTGTCTCGATTTGCACGCGCGCGCGACCACGACTGGCCACCAAGCGCGTGACGCCTGCGCCTTCGCCGGCCGACAACTGCACCTGTAATTGCAGGGGCCGCGCGCGCAACATATCGGCCAGTCGCCCAAGCGCTTCGGCGATCAGCTTCGCATCCTCGGCATAGTCATGCACCGGTAACCAAGCCAGATCAATGTCCACCGACAAGCGTGGCAGATCGTGCTCGAACAGGTTAATTGCTGTGCCGCCCTTGAGCGCGAAGCGCGGTTCCTGTGCCAGCTCCGGCAGGATTTCAATCAACAGCCGAACCCGCTCGGTATAGCGGCGGTCCCAGTGATCAAGCCAGGTGTTCATCGAGGTCTCCTGGCAAGGTGATCTGGTAGGTCGGATGCAGGCGACCACCAGGCACCAGTGCGCGCTTTCCCCGGCCCAGATCGACGCCATCCAGTGACATGTGAGACAACCACGCATGCCGATGGCGCTCGGCCAGCGCCAGGAATACCCGTTTGGCTTTGATGCTGCGACAGTGGCGCAACAGCAGGCTGACCCGCTGCGGTCGCAGCGTAGTCATGGCCTGCATCAGCGCATCGGCCTCGTAAACCTCCGTTGCGCCCGCGACACCATCGCACAGCTCCAGCATAGCCCGCTCGGGCGTAGAGCAGACCAAGGCATCGGCGCCCGGCGCAGCCTGATGCCAGGCCAGCCCTTGTTCGGACAGTGTCTTCTCGGACACCTCCGATGCGAACGACAAGGGTGGCAGGTCGAACGCCCCTCTACCCAAGAACTCGAAACGCTGCTCCAACGGCAGCTTGCCGAGCCAACCCGGTAACCGCTCCGGCCCATACAGCGTGACGGTTCCTGCGTCGCCCAGGCGCAGATAGTGCTCGTGCCCCAGCAGACTGAGTGCGAAGCGACCGCCGACATGCAGCGGCATCTCCTCCCCAACCTGCAAACTGCGAACCACACCCTCCCACTGCAGGTGGCCGCCCTTGCGCATGTAGACGCCGCGTACAGGCGACACCAGCCAGCCGCTGCTCACATAGCGCGCGACGAGGCTGTTGGAGTAGCCGTGTGCCCGCAGCCAGCGACTTGATATCAGGCGTGTGTCGCCAAGTTCGGCTAGCAGCAGGTTCAGTTTTCCTGTGTTTTGATCACTCATAGTGTTCAAAATACAACTTTTATAAACTCCTGCCAAGGCCTGAAGGTTTGGTTGATGGAAAAAATGATCACTCATAGTGATCTTTTTAAGACAAAAACAAACCATACGCCGCGCATCGGTGGCTCGTTCAGAGAGAACAATCATGCCGTTCTCCCTTCACAAGGCCGCGCTGAGTACGGGAACCACCACGTTCTCCGAAAGCAGTTTCGGCACATGGGTGCGCCCGTCGATCCAGGCATCGACCATATCCGCCCACTCTTGCAGCATGTGGCGCCGCTGCTCGGCGTACTCAGCCTTGTTGTAGATCGAACGCAAGGAACGGCCGTCCTCATGGGCAAGGCACTTCTCGATCCAGTCACCATTGAAACCGACCTCGTTGAGCAGCGTCGAGCCTGTGCGACGCAGGTCGTGCACCGTGAAAGGCTCCAGCGGCAGACCGGCGGCCTTGGCGCGCTCGGACACGATCTGGGTCACGCGGTTAAGCGTCGCCTTGGACATGCAACGGTCGGCGTCGTAACGCGACGGCAGGACGAACTTCGACCCCGCCGCGCAAGTGTGCAGCGCGACGAAGATGTCCACGGCCTGGCGTGACAGATAGACGACGTGCGGGTTGCGACCTTTCATCCGTGCCTTCGGAATCGTCCAAGTGGCATTCTCGAAATCAACCTCGGCCCATGTTGCCTCAATCAACTCGCTCTTGCGTACCAGCGTCAGCAGGATCATGCGAAGCGCCAACCGGATGGTCGGATAGGTGGCCACCGATTCCATCTGTCGTGCCATCAGCCGGATCTCCAGCGGCGACAAGGCACGGTCCTTGGGCACGAAGGTAGCAATTGAGGCTGCACCGACGCCTTCGGCCGGATTGTCCACTTTTTCGCCGTGCAGGATGGCGAAGGCATAGACTTGCTTCACGATGTCGCGGATGTGTACAGCGGTGGCAGGCGCTCCACGCGCCTTCACCTTGTTGCAGAGGGCGCGCAGGTCGTCGGCGGTGATTTCGTTGAGCTGCCGATTCTGAAAGGCCGGCAGGATGTCCCGATCAACGATGCTCTTGCGCATCGCCTTGGTACTGTCGGCCATCCGAGCGTCGGCCAGCCACTTGCCTGCTACGTCGCCAAAGGTCTTGGCTGCGGTCAGGCGGCGCTTCTCGCGTTGCTTTTCGTGCGCAGGGGACTTGCCCTGAGCAACGGCCTTCTTGGCGTCGATCAGCTTTTCACGGGCCATCGCCAGCGAAATACCCGACGGCCCATACCGTCCGATGGTCAGCGTTTCGCGCCTGCCATTGAGACGGTAATCGTAGCGGAAGGTGACGGTACCGGTGGTCGATACCGTTACGTACATGCCGTCGCGGTCGGAAGCCTTGTCGGGCTTAGCTTTAGGCTTGAGATTGCGTAGTGCGGTGTCGGTAAGCATCGAGGTTTTTCCTCCTGTTCGTGACGGCTTTTACCGTCAGGGGTCAGGAGACCTGCTGATGCTCGGAAAGCCGCATGAAACAAGCTTTCCTTATGAGTGTTTTACCGTCAAAGACCGGTTTGGTCTGAATAGTAAACGGTAGGGTCTTAATCCGACCTCTGGGATCTACCGTCACCTTTACCGCCAACTTGCTCCGCTTGCTGGCGATAGCTACCGATAGTCACCGTGACGTATTTATTTAATAATCAACACGTTACGACGACTTTTCGATAGGTAACGATAGTCCCTGAAAGACCTGATTTCACTCCCACTCGATCGTCGCCGGCGGCTTGCCGGATATGTCATAGACGACCCTCGAAATCCCGTTCACTTCATTAATGATGCGGTTGGAGACGCGGCCGAGGAACTCATACGGCAGGTGCGCCCAGTGCGCGGTCATGAAGTCGATGGTTTCAACAGCGCGCAGCGAGACGACCCAGTCGTATTTGCGGCCGTCGCCCATTACGCCGACGGAGCGCACCGGCAGGAACACGGTGAATGCCTGGCTGACCTTGTCGTACAGGTCCGCTTTATGCAGTTCTTCAATGAAGATGGCGTCAGCGCGGCGCAGCAGGTCGCAGTACTCTTTTTTCACTTCACCCAGCACGCGTACGCCCAGACCCGGCCCCGGGAACGGATGACGATACAGCATGTTGTATGGCAGGCCGAGTTCCAGACCAATCTTGCGCACTTCGTCTTTGAACAGCTCTTTCAGCGGCTCGACCAGCCCCAGCGCCATGTCGTCCGGCAAACCGCCGACGTTGTGGTGCGACTTGATGACATGCGCTTTGCCGGTGGCGGAAGCGGCGGATTCAATCACGTCCGGATAGATGGTGCCTTGCGCCAGCCATTTCACGTCGGTCAGCTTGCCTGCTTCTTCGTCGAACACGTCCACGAATACGCGGCCGATGGTTTTGCGTTTGGCTTCCGGGTCGTCAATGCCCGCCAGCGCCGACAGGAAACGCGCTTCCGCCGGCACATGGACAATACTCAGGCCAAACTGGTCACCAAACATGTCCATCACCTGCTCGGCTTCGTTCAGGCGCAACAGACCATTGTCCACAAACACGCAGGTCAGACGATCGCCAATAGCACGATGCAACAGCAGTGCGGTCACCGAAGAATCGACCCCGCCGGACAGGCCGAGAATCACCTTGTCTTTACCCACCTGTGTGCGGATGCGTTCAACCGCGTCGCCGATGATTTTTGCCGGGGTCCACAGTGCTTCACACTGGCAGATGTCGCGCACGAAACGCTCCAGCATCTGCTGGCCCTGACGGGTGTGGGTCACTTCCGGGTGGAACTGCACGCCGTAAAAGCGTTTTTCCTCGTTAGCCATGATGGCGTACGGGCAGGTGTCGGTGCTGGCAACGGTCACGAAGTCAGCCGGGATGGCGGTGACTTTGTCGCCGTGGCTCATCCACACATCCAGCAACGGCGCGCCGCTGGCGCTGACGGCATCCTGAATGTCGCGGATCAGCGAGCTGCTAGTCTTGACTTCCACCTGCGCATAACCGAACTCACGCTCGCTGGAGCCTTCCACCTTGCCGCCCAACTGCATCGCCATAGTCTGCATGCCGTAGCATACGCCCAGCACCGGCACGCCTGCCTGGAAAACATATTCCGGCGCGCGCGGGCTATTAAACTCGGTGGTGCTTTCCGGGCCGCCGGAAAGGATGATGCCATTCGGGTTGAACTCGCGAATCTGCGCTTCGGTGACATCCCATGCCCACAGCTCGCAGTATACGCCCAGTTCACGCACGCGACGTGCCACCAGCTGCGTGTATTGCGAACCGAAATCCAGAATAAGAATGCGATGTTGATGAATGTTTTCTGTCATGAGAGGCGTATTCCACTACGGAGCGAAAGAAAAATTGAACCCGGCAAGTTTACCGGGTTCGTAACGTTAAATCAGCCGGTAACGCGCTTAGCCCATGCGATAGTTCGGCGACTCTTTGGTGATAGTCACATCGTGAACGTGACTTTCCTGAATACCAGCGCCGCTGATGCGCACAAATTCGGCTTTGGTGCGCAGCGCATCAATGGTCGGGCAACCGGTCAGGCCCATACAGGAGCGCAAGCCGCCCATCTGTTGATGCACGATCTCTTTCAGGCGGCCTTTATACGCCACGCGGCCTTCGATGCCTTCCGGCACCAGTTTGTCGGCAGCGTTGTCAGACTGGAAATAACGGTCGGATGAGCCTTTGGACATCGCGCCCAGCGACCCCATGCCGCGGTAAGATTTGAATGCACGGCCCTGATACAGTTCTATCTCGCCCGGCGATTCTTCAGTGCCGGCCAGCATGGAACCAACCATCACGCAGGCCGCGCCGGCGGCAATCGCTTTGGCGATGTCGCCGGAAAAACGGATGCCGCCGTCGGCGATGACCGGAATGCCGGTGCCTTCCAGCGCGTCAACCGCATCGGCAATCGCCGTAATCTGCGGTACGCCCACGCCGGTCACGATACGGGTCGTACAGATGGAACCGGGGCCGATGCCCACTTTCACCGCGCTCACGCCGGCTTCGGCCAGCGCGCGCGCGCCGGCGCCCGTCGCCACGTTACCGCCGATGATTTGTAGATTCGGGTATTTGGCGCGGGTTTCGCGGATACGCTGCAACACGCCTTCGGAATGACCATGCGAGGAGTCGATCAACAATACGTCCACACCGGCGGCGACCAGTGCATCAATACGTTCTTCGTTACCGGCGCCGGCGCCCACCGCCGCGCCCACGCGCAGGCGGCCGTGTTCGTCTTTACAGGCGTTCGGCTTACGCTCAGCTTTCTGGAAATCTTTTACCGTGATCATCCCGACCAAACGGAACTGCTCATCCACTACCAGCGCTTTTTCGATGCGGCGCTCGTGCATTCTCTGCAGCACCACTTCGCGTGCTTCGCCCTCTTTTACCGTCACCAGACGTTCTTTCGGGGTCATTACCGCGCTAACCGGGCGGTCCAGATCGGTGACGAAACGCACGTCACGACCGGTGATGATACCGACCAGTTCATTGCCTTTCGTTACCACCGGGTAACCGGCGAAACCGTTACGTTCAGTGAGTTCCTTCACCTGACGCAGCGTACTTTCCGGAGTGACGGTCTGCGGGTCAACCACCACGCCGCTTTCATGGCGCTTCACGCGGCTGACTTCTTCCGCCTGGCGCTCGATAGGCATGTTCTTGTGAATAAAACCGATGCCGCCTTCCTGCGCCAGCGCAATAGCCAGCCCGGATTCGGTCACGGTATCCATCGCAGCAGACAGCATGGGAATGTTCAGGCGGATGCGTTGAGTCAGTTGAGTACTC is from Dickeya dianthicola NCPPB 453 and encodes:
- a CDS encoding helix-turn-helix transcriptional regulator, with the translated sequence MENNPLQISRDNGAEDSSRPSSLPLPNSDAYDNLPQFPKRSVLPFRRTIRRHELRQIVPLAETTIYEMERRGEFPRRFNLTPRCVVWDLAEIEAWIEERKQAPHASTVKPDVHLRKTHPVRTDSDRK
- a CDS encoding nucleotidyl transferase AbiEii/AbiGii toxin family protein, whose translation is MNTWLDHWDRRYTERVRLLIEILPELAQEPRFALKGGTAINLFEHDLPRLSVDIDLAWLPVHDYAEDAKLIAEALGRLADMLRARPLQLQVQLSAGEGAGVTRLVASRGRARVQIETTPVMRGTVHPVRNMVVRPRVEDAFGFASVQVLDFADLYAGKLAAALSRQHPRDLFDVGLLLEDERADQVLWRTFLVYLTCSPKPAWEMLAPRVPADFAATFEAHFKGMTAEPIEAEVLLDIHERLLARVAGWLDEPSCAFLRSIEDQQPDFNLIGLPHAADLPAVRRKLQNLAQRADAKRAADRSLLEETLARIVGAR
- a CDS encoding tyrosine-type recombinase/integrase; this encodes MLTDTALRNLKPKAKPDKASDRDGMYVTVSTTGTVTFRYDYRLNGRRETLTIGRYGPSGISLAMAREKLIDAKKAVAQGKSPAHEKQREKRRLTAAKTFGDVAGKWLADARMADSTKAMRKSIVDRDILPAFQNRQLNEITADDLRALCNKVKARGAPATAVHIRDIVKQVYAFAILHGEKVDNPAEGVGAASIATFVPKDRALSPLEIRLMARQMESVATYPTIRLALRMILLTLVRKSELIEATWAEVDFENATWTIPKARMKGRNPHVVYLSRQAVDIFVALHTCAAGSKFVLPSRYDADRCMSKATLNRVTQIVSERAKAAGLPLEPFTVHDLRRTGSTLLNEVGFNGDWIEKCLAHEDGRSLRSIYNKAEYAEQRRHMLQEWADMVDAWIDGRTHVPKLLSENVVVPVLSAAL
- a CDS encoding type IV toxin-antitoxin system AbiEi family antitoxin domain-containing protein; the protein is MIVLSERATDARRMVCFCLKKITMSDHFFHQPNLQALAGVYKSCILNTMSDQNTGKLNLLLAELGDTRLISSRWLRAHGYSNSLVARYVSSGWLVSPVRGVYMRKGGHLQWEGVVRSLQVGEEMPLHVGGRFALSLLGHEHYLRLGDAGTVTLYGPERLPGWLGKLPLEQRFEFLGRGAFDLPPLSFASEVSEKTLSEQGLAWHQAAPGADALVCSTPERAMLELCDGVAGATEVYEADALMQAMTTLRPQRVSLLLRHCRSIKAKRVFLALAERHRHAWLSHMSLDGVDLGRGKRALVPGGRLHPTYQITLPGDLDEHLA
- the guaB gene encoding IMP dehydrogenase; translation: MLRIAKEALTFDDVLLIPAHSTVLPNTADLSTQLTQRIRLNIPMLSAAMDTVTESGLAIALAQEGGIGFIHKNMPIERQAEEVSRVKRHESGVVVDPQTVTPESTLRQVKELTERNGFAGYPVVTKGNELVGIITGRDVRFVTDLDRPVSAVMTPKERLVTVKEGEAREVVLQRMHERRIEKALVVDEQFRLVGMITVKDFQKAERKPNACKDEHGRLRVGAAVGAGAGNEERIDALVAAGVDVLLIDSSHGHSEGVLQRIRETRAKYPNLQIIGGNVATGAGARALAEAGVSAVKVGIGPGSICTTRIVTGVGVPQITAIADAVDALEGTGIPVIADGGIRFSGDIAKAIAAGAACVMVGSMLAGTEESPGEIELYQGRAFKSYRGMGSLGAMSKGSSDRYFQSDNAADKLVPEGIEGRVAYKGRLKEIVHQQMGGLRSCMGLTGCPTIDALRTKAEFVRISGAGIQESHVHDVTITKESPNYRMG
- the guaA gene encoding glutamine-hydrolyzing GMP synthase, coding for MTENIHQHRILILDFGSQYTQLVARRVRELGVYCELWAWDVTEAQIREFNPNGIILSGGPESTTEFNSPRAPEYVFQAGVPVLGVCYGMQTMAMQLGGKVEGSSEREFGYAQVEVKTSSSLIRDIQDAVSASGAPLLDVWMSHGDKVTAIPADFVTVASTDTCPYAIMANEEKRFYGVQFHPEVTHTRQGQQMLERFVRDICQCEALWTPAKIIGDAVERIRTQVGKDKVILGLSGGVDSSVTALLLHRAIGDRLTCVFVDNGLLRLNEAEQVMDMFGDQFGLSIVHVPAEARFLSALAGIDDPEAKRKTIGRVFVDVFDEEAGKLTDVKWLAQGTIYPDVIESAASATGKAHVIKSHHNVGGLPDDMALGLVEPLKELFKDEVRKIGLELGLPYNMLYRHPFPGPGLGVRVLGEVKKEYCDLLRRADAIFIEELHKADLYDKVSQAFTVFLPVRSVGVMGDGRKYDWVVSLRAVETIDFMTAHWAHLPYEFLGRVSNRIINEVNGISRVVYDISGKPPATIEWE